One part of the Natronorubrum sediminis genome encodes these proteins:
- a CDS encoding DUF7384 family protein, with protein MPDTPRLERVVADVDVLAADLLVGGDARDALDHVRRHSWVELVASDALLEQTERLVTELANAELASDHRERLEAERIAVEHPREDHPALASAYHGEAAHLLSTDETLRSPQAGLSLQSRMSVSVRPPDAFARLFDPESIYNEVEDGAYPGPDRDPRD; from the coding sequence ATGCCTGACACCCCACGTCTCGAGCGCGTCGTCGCGGACGTGGACGTGCTCGCAGCCGACCTGTTAGTGGGCGGCGACGCTCGAGACGCGCTGGATCACGTTCGCCGTCACTCGTGGGTCGAACTCGTCGCGAGCGATGCGTTGCTCGAGCAAACCGAACGACTCGTGACGGAACTGGCCAACGCAGAGTTGGCGAGCGATCATCGCGAGCGACTCGAGGCCGAGCGGATCGCCGTCGAGCACCCACGAGAGGACCACCCGGCGCTGGCCTCAGCGTATCACGGCGAAGCAGCGCACCTGTTGTCCACCGATGAGACGCTGCGCTCGCCACAGGCAGGGCTGTCACTTCAATCGCGAATGTCGGTAAGCGTCCGCCCACCAGACGCCTTCGCGCGGTTGTTCGATCCCGAGAGCATTTACAACGAAGTCGAAGACGGAGCGTATCCGGGACCCGATCGAGATCCTCGAGACTGA
- a CDS encoding DUF5808 domain-containing protein: MADKPTSGEILGVPYNFERPSMSRMLSSYWKPGKGMLVEKPFGVGYTLNLANWRSWVVVLVAGVLLWHQEQSSSSQEQESQDEPVEVIVDDDEN, encoded by the coding sequence ATGGCAGACAAACCGACGTCCGGAGAAATTCTCGGGGTACCGTACAACTTCGAACGACCAAGCATGAGCCGCATGCTCTCGTCGTACTGGAAACCGGGCAAGGGCATGCTCGTCGAGAAACCGTTCGGCGTCGGCTACACGCTGAACCTCGCGAACTGGCGCTCGTGGGTCGTCGTCCTCGTCGCCGGTGTCCTCCTCTGGCATCAAGAACAGAGTTCCTCGAGTCAAGAACAAGAGAGCCAGGACGAACCCGTCGAAGTCATCGTCGACGACGACGAGAACTGA
- a CDS encoding XTP/dITP diphosphatase, with product MTIRFVTGNDGKVREAREYFEGIDTIEQIDYDYTEIQSDSLEEIARHGARETFEAREGDDPVIVDDTGLFVDALGGFPGPYSAYVEDTVGIERFWRLAREEENRRARFRTVLAYADADGTETFTGSVAGTLVAPRGDGGFGYDPLFEYNGQTLSEMSTEEKNAISHRGRAFGEFAEWYASNED from the coding sequence ATGACCATCCGATTCGTGACGGGAAACGACGGCAAGGTCCGCGAAGCGCGCGAGTACTTCGAGGGAATCGACACCATCGAACAGATCGACTACGACTACACCGAAATCCAGAGCGACTCGCTCGAGGAGATCGCGAGACACGGCGCTCGAGAGACGTTCGAGGCGCGCGAGGGTGACGACCCGGTTATCGTCGACGACACGGGACTGTTCGTCGACGCACTGGGTGGGTTTCCGGGTCCCTACTCCGCGTACGTCGAGGACACCGTCGGCATCGAACGCTTTTGGCGGCTCGCACGTGAGGAAGAAAACCGCCGGGCACGGTTTCGAACGGTGCTCGCCTACGCGGACGCAGACGGGACAGAGACGTTCACGGGTTCGGTCGCCGGAACGCTCGTTGCGCCACGCGGTGACGGCGGGTTCGGCTACGATCCGCTCTTCGAGTACAACGGACAGACGCTCTCGGAGATGAGCACCGAGGAGAAAAACGCTATTTCACACCGCGGCCGTGCCTTTGGCGAGTTTGCGGAGTGGTACGCGTCGAACGAGGATTGA